The nucleotide sequence CGGCTCATCGGCGCCCTGCGCCCGGTCATGCCCACAGTGGCGGGCGCGGCGGGGTTGTCGGTGACCCGATTCGCGATCATGGAAGTGGTCGCTACCGCGCTTTGGGCGCCGATCTATATCGGCCCGGGCGTGGTGTTCGGTGCTTCGCTCGACCTGGCAGCCCAGGTCGCGACCCGGCTGGCGATTCTGCTGGTCGGCGCCTCGGCGATCGTTTGGGTGGCAACCAGCCTTGCGCGCCTTGCGGTCGTGGCCGGGCGCAGCGCCGGCCGACGTTATGCCGAGCGCTTGATGAACTGGAGCCGCCGGCATCGCCGACTGGGCCTGCTCGGCCCCGCGCTGGCCGATCCGCGCCAGCCCGAGATCCCGGCACTGGCCGTGGCGGCGGCCCTGCTGATGGGCGCGATCGCCGTGGTCTACCTGGCGCTCTGGGGCTGGGCCGGCCCGCGCTATCCGACTACGTTCGATGCGCTGGCGTTCTATCTGATCGGCAGCCTGCACAACACACCGACCGATGCGTTCGCGCGTTGGGTCGCCGAGCTGGGCTCACCACTGATCTATCTGCCGTTCGCAACCCTGATCGCGATCACGCTGTCGGTGATGGGCAACTGGCGGGCCGCGGCCCACTGGATCGTCGCGGTCGCATTTTCCGCGGCCGCCACGCTGTTGTTGCGCTGGCTACTCGCGATTCCACCGCCCGCCGTATTCTTCCAGCTGGCCGCGGGGGACCCGCTGTACCTCGCCGGCGGCGGCCAGGATCTGGTGCTCTGTGCCACCGTCTACGGGCTGGCCGGCATGATCGTGCGCACGCGCCAGCCGATCGACCTGCGGCCGTATTACGACTCGGCCACGGTCGCCGGCATCGTGCTGATCGCGCTGGCCCGGCTGTATCTGGGCCTGGACTGGGCCAGCGACAGCCTGATCGGGCTGGGCGTGGCGTTCGTGTGGCTCAATCTGCTGATGATCGGCTTCCGGCGCCAGCGGCCGCGCCCGGTCCGCGGGCGGCCGGTACTCATGGCACTGGTCAGCTGTGTCGTGTTCGCCGGGCTGCTGGTACTGCTGCCCGGCGGCGCCCTGCACGACCTGCCCGGTCGCGTCGGCCCGCCGTTGAGCGGCCCGGCCCGGCACGTCGACAACTGGGCCGAGGGCGGCTATCGCTGCCTGCCCGCCCATATCCAGACCCTCCGCGGGCGCGGCGGCGCGCCGCTGAATCTTCAGGCCGCCGGACATATCGGCGCGTTGCGCGCCGCGCTGGCGCATGCCGGCTGGCGCCCGCCGGCCCGGATCAGCGCCGACACCGCGCTCCGCAGCCTGGCCCCGGACACGCCGATCGATACGCTGCCGGTACTGCCGCGGGTACACGACGGCCGCCGGCCGGTGCTGGTGGTGACCCATCCCGTGGCGGGCAGCCCCGGCCGGCGCTGGGTTCTGCGGCTCTGGTCGAGCGCACGGGTCACTGCCGTCGACGGCGCGCCGATCTGGGTCGGCATGATCGATGGCCAGCGCGTCGGCCACGAACTGCAGATGCTGACCACGGCCCGCGATGAAACCGATTACGCCGCGGCGGCTGCGTTCATGAGCGCCAATCTCGCCGCACACGAGGTTGGCTACCGACAGGTAACGCATGCCCACGACCCGCTGGTCCTGATGTGGGCCGCAGCCCCCGGGGGCGATGCTACAGTAGCGCCGCGTTAGGGCCTGTTGCCGTTTCACGCGACGCCGCGTTGCGGCGCCAAATCGTGTCAGCCAAGGCGCAGGGCGCCGGCCGCAGTCATTCTGCGGTCAAGCCCTGCAACGCCGGATGGCGCGATTTGGGGCCACAACCCGAAGGGCCGGCGGCCATTTTTGCGCAATCCGGCGTTGCAACTCGCTCATGTAGCGAGGCTACACTACGCTCGTTGCGCCTTGTCTTGCGCAAAAATGGCCGCCGGCGCGGTGCCGTGTGAAGCGGCAACAGGCCCTGGGGCGGTTGCCGTGGCACGCCACGCCCGCCGTATCCACCTTCCACCGATTGCAGTCGAGATAGCGACGACCATGGCCAAGCCCGACGCCCCGAAGACCACGAAGCTCAAGCAGCCGGGTTTTTTGACCCGCATGCGCGCCAGCCTGAACAAGGGCAATTCGTGGCTCACCTACGATCTGCGCAACCTGTTGCCCGGCGAGACCGTGGACCAGGACGCGCTCGACGAACTCGAGACCCAGCTGCTGCTGGCCGACGTCGGCGTGGACGCCACCGGCCAGGTCATGCATCGGCTGCAGACGCTCTACGACGGCGGCCAACTGCGCACATCCAAGGATCTCGGCAAGTCGCTGCGCGAACATCTGGGCAATATCCTGGCGCCCTGCGAGGCGCCGTTGGCGATCCCGGACGACATCAAGCCCTATGTGATCCTCATGGTCGGCGTGAACGGCGTCGGCAAGACCACGACCATCGGCAAGCTGTCGAAGAAACTGCAGGATGCCGGCAAGTCGGTGATGCTCGCCGCCGGCGATACCTTTCGCGCGGCGGCGGTCGAACAGCTCACCGAGTGGGGCGAGCGCAACAACGTGCCCGTGGTCTCGCAGGGCAGCGGCGCCGATTCGGCCTCGGTGGTCTTTGACGCCTATTCGCGCGCTACCGCGCGCGGCGTCGACGTGCTGATCGCGGACACGGCCGGGCGGCTGCATACCCAGGGCCACCTGATGGAGGAGCTCAAGAAGATCAAGCGCGTGCTGGCCAAGCAGAACGCCGACGCGCCGCACGAAATCATGCTGGTGGTCGACGCCACCACCGGCGGCAACGCACTGCAGCAGGCCGTGGCCTTCAACGACGCGGTCGGGCTGACCGGCATCACGGTGACCAAGCTCGACGGCTCGGCCTCCGGCGGCGTAGTGTTCGCCATCTGCCAGAAACTGGGACTGCCGCTGCGCTTTATCGGCGTGGGCGAAACGGTCGCCGATCTGGGCGTATTCGAGGCCGAGCATTTCATGGACGCACTGTTCGATCGGCAAGCGTAGCCGCGCCCGCGGCCTTGCCAAAGACGCGGGCCTGCCCGAGGATTGCGGCACGACCGACGGCCCCTCTCCGATGACCGATATCGTCGCCTTCGACAACGTGGTGAAGCGCTACCCCGGCGGCAAGCTCGCGCTGGATCGCGTCTCGCTGCGCCTGGCGCGCGGCGAAATGGCGTTTCTAACCGGCCACTCCGGTGCCGGCAAGTCCACACTGATGAAACTGATCGGGCTGATCGAGCGCCCGACACGCGGGCGCGTGGTGATCAACGGCACGGATCTGGCCCGGGTGCGGCGCGTGCATATCCCGCGTTATCGCCAGCGCGTCGGGCTGATCTTCCAGAACTACAACCTGCTGCACGATCGCACGGTGTTCGACAACGTCGCACTGCCGCTGGTTATCCGCGGCGTGGGGCATGGCGAGATCGCCCGGCGCGTGCGGGCGGCGCTGGACACGGTCGGCCTGCTCTCGCACGAGAGAAAATTTCCGATCACCCTGTCCGGCGGTGAGCAGCAGCGCGTCGGCATCGCCCGTGCCGTGGTCAACCGGCCGCATCTGCTGCTGGCCGATGAGCCGACCGGCAATCTCGACCCGGAGCTGTCGGCCGACATCATGCGGCTGTTCACGCGACTCAACGAGACCGGCACCAGCATCATGATCGCCACCCACGCCATCGACCTGGTCGAACACATGGGTTATCGGCGGATCGCCCTCGAACACGGCCACCTGGAGGCCGGCTGAGCATGCCCGAGTCGCAGCCCGGCAGCAGTTCGCGCCGTGGCGGCCCGGCTGCGCGCGGCCGCCGAAGCGGCCGGCTCGCCAGCTGGGCCGCCTCGCATGCCCGTTGCCTGCTGGAAAGTCTCGGCCGGTTGCACCGGCGCTGGGTCGCCAGTCTGCTCACCGTGCTGGTCATCGGCATCGCGCTGGCCTTGCCGGCCGGCTTGTACGTATTGGTCAAGAATCTCGACACACTGGCCTCGAACTGGCATCAGTCGGTACGCATCTCGCTGTATCTGCAGCAGGATGTCTCCGCCGACGCCGGCCAGCACCTGGCCGACAACCTGGCCGGCAAAGCCGGCATAACAGCGACCCGATTCATTTCTGCAAAGCAGGGGCTGCGCCAGTTCAAGCGCGCCAGCGGTTTCGGCGCCGCGCTGAATGCCCTGGGCTCCAACCCTCTGCCCGGCGTGATCGAGGTCACGCCGAAGGCCACCCTGCCACCGGCCGCGGTCAGCCAGTTGGTGGCGCAACTGTCGCAGCGCAAGGACGTCGATCATGCGGCGCTCGATCAGGCCTGGCTGCGGCGGCTGACCGCCATTCTCGCGCTGATTTCACGCGCCTCCTGGGTGATCGGCGCCCTGTTGTCGGCGGCCGTGCTGTTCATCGTCGGCAATACCATTCGCCTGGATATCGAGAACCGGCGCCAGGAAATCGAGGTGATGAAACTTCTGGGCGCGAGTAACGCCTTCATCCGACGGCCGTTTCTCTACAGCGGCGTGTGGTATGGCCTGCTCGGTGCGCTCGTCGCGCTCGTGGTGCTCGCCGCCTGTTATCTGGCACTGGGCGGGCCATTGTCCACGCTCACCGCGTCCTATCAGGGCAGCCTCAATCTGAAGGGGCTGAGCCTGCGTGAAAGCCTGTGGCTGCTGGTGCTCGGCATCGCGCTGGGCTGGCTGGGCTGCGCGATCACCGTCAACCGGCAACTGGCCGCGATCGAGCCGAAATAACGCGTCGGATTGCCCCGGATCCGGGGAACCCCGAAGCCGGATCAGGGTCTTACCGCATAGTTGAATATTATGCACTGAGCGCCCCCGAATTTGCTAAAATGGGGGTATATGCCATTGGCCCAAGGAGGCTAAATTCATGGCCAACGATATTTCCCTGTCTCCGGCGAAGATGAACCTGCCGACGCTATCGTCGGCCAGTATCGAAGCCTATCTTCAGGCAGTATCCAGTATTCCCGTTCTCGATCAGGAGGATGAGCAGAAACTGGCACGGCGTCTGCGCGACGACGGCGATATCCAGGCGGCCCAGAAGTTGATTCTGTCCAACCTGCGCTTCGTGGTCCATGTGGCCCGCGGCTATTCCGGCTATGGCCTGCCGCTGGCCGACCTGGTCCAGGAAGGCAACATCGGCCTGATGAAGGCGGTCAAACGCTTCGACCCCGATGTCGGCGTCCGCCTGATTTCGTTTGCCGTGCACTGGATCCGTGCCGAGATTCACGAATATATCCTGCGCAACTGGCGCATCGTGAAGGTGGCGACGACCAAGGCGCAGCGCAAGTTGTTCTTCAACCTGCGCAGCTCGAAGAAGCGGCTCGGCTGGATGAATCATGCCGAGGTCGAGGCCGTGGCCGGCGATCTCGGCGTGAAGCCGGAGACCGTGCTGCAAATGGAGCGCCGGCTGTCCGGCGGTGACCAGTCGTTCAATGCTCTGCCATCCGCAGGCGAGGAAACGGCCTATGCGCCGGAAGACTATCTGTCCTCCGACGACGGTGACGATCCAGCCTCCGATATCGAGAACGACAACTGGCAGACCTATCAGCATGCCAATCTCGAACGGGCGATGACCGATCTGGATGAACGCAGCCGCGATATTCTCGAGTCCCGCTGGCTGCGCGAGGACGGCAAGATCGGGCTGCAGGAACTCGGCGACAAGTATCAAGTGTCCGCCGAACGCATTCGTCAGCTCGAGGTCGCGGCAATCAAGAAGCTGCGCAACGCCATGGCCGAGGCGTAACGGCCGGCTTTCCCGCGGCCACGCTTATAGTTTTCGCATGGACCGGCGTCGACGCCGCCTGCTGCAGGCCACGGCGGCCTGGGCGGGCGCCGGCTCGATCGGCCGCCTGCCGGTGGCGTGGGCCACCGCGTCGGGGGCGCCGCTGTCTGGCGGCACGCCTTTCTCCTTCCAGCGACTGATCAACCACGCCGGCCATCTGGCCACCCTGCCCTATGTGCCGCCGCGACCGCGCTACGGCAAGCTGCTGTCCGAAATCGGCTACCAGACCTTCATGGGCATCGAGACCCGCAAAGGTCACCAGCTGTGGGCAGACACCGATCTGCCGTTCACGGTCGAATTCTTTCATCTCGACGACGGCACGCGCGTGCCGGTCGACATCAATATCGTCAGCGACGGTCGCGCCCGCCACCTCGACTACGATCCCCGCATGTTCGCCTATCCCGACCCCACCATGGCGCGGCGTATGCCCGACGATCTCGGCTACGCGGGATTCCGCCTGCATGACGCCCGCAGCGATCATCGCGAATGGTTGGCGTTCAAGGGGGCGAGCTATTTCCGCAGCCCCGGGACCGAGAACCAGTACGGCCTGTCGGCGCGCGGCGTAGCCGTCAACAGCGGCGAGCCCGGGCCCGAATCGTTTCCGGATTTCACCCGCTTCTGGCTCCAACGCCCTGCGCCGGGTGACGACGAGATCACGATCTGGGCCCTGCTGGAAGGCGAACACCTCACCGGCGCCTATGAGATGCGTTGCCGGCGGCCGGGCGACGTGATCATGGATATCCGCAGCCGGCTGTTCCAGCGCAAGGCCATTGACCGGCTCGGCATTGCACCGTTGACCAGCATGTTCTGGTTCTCCGAAACCAATGCCCGGCGCGGCGCCGATTGGCGTCCGGAGGTGCACGACAGCGACGGACTGGCGATCGCCACCGGCCGGGGCGAACGCATCTGGCGCGCCCTGAACAACCCGCCGCGGCCCGATATCTCGCTGTTTGCCGATGAAAATCCGTGCGGCTTCGGCCTGCTGCAGCGTGACCGGGACTTCGATCATTACCAGGACTCGGGCGTCGCCTTCGAGCGGCGGCCGAGCGCGTGGATCGAGCCGGCCGGCCACTGGGGCGCGGGGCATGTCGCCCTGTTCGAACTCCCGACCCACGACGAGATCAACGACAACATCAATGCCTTCTGGATTCCGGACCAGCCGGCCACCGCCAATGCGCGCTGGGCGCTCGACTACAAACTGTCGTGGACCGACCAGGCACCGTTTCCGCGCGATCTGGCGCATGTCCGTGCCACGCGTACCGGCCGTGCCGGCCGCCCCGGCACGTACCGCGATCGAAGTCCCGTCGATCGCAAGTTCGTGATCGATTTCATCGGCGGCCCGATTGCCGGCAAGCCGGGCAACGATATCCACATCGATGCCTCAGCCAGCCGGGGCCGCATCGACAACCCCTACGTTGTCGCCATCGGCGCGAACGAGCCCGGCTGGCGCGTGTTCATCGACTGGCTCGGCGACAAGCCGCCCGGCCCGGCGGAAGCCGCGGTCCTACGCTGCCGCCTGATGCGCGGCGATACGCCGCTGACCGAGACCTGGGTGTACTCGTACTACCCGCGCCCGCTGCTGAGCTAGATACCATCTTGCCGCCTCCGCACCAAGGGGCTCATGTAGCGCCTTGGGGTTGATAGGGCGTCTGGTGCTTAAGCACGCCATACGCGAGATGGACGAGCTTGCGCATGGCGCCGCCGAGGGCGCTCATATCGCTTTTACCGCGTGCTGTTAAGCGTTGATACTGGGCCGCGATATCCGGGTTGTGTTTGGTGCTGACGATGGCGGCCATATAGAGCAGTTGTCGCAGTTTAGGATTACCGGCCTTGGATAGACGCGGCGGTCCATGGACCGAACTTCCCGAATCCCACGGCACCGGGATGACGCCGATGAAGGCCGCGGCTTGGCGGGCACTGGTGAAGTCGCGGCTTCGCAGTGTGGCCAGCAGGCGCCGCGATACGGTGGGGCCAATGCCGGGCACCGACTCTAATAAAGCGCGATCTTTTTTCAGCGCGGGATGGCGATCGATATGATCGTCAATATCGCGCGTCAACCGATCGCGTTCGGCCCGTAGCGCGTCGAGCACCGTATCGATCGACGCGATGATCTCTTCGGCCTGAACGACCTCGGCCTTTTCCCGGCGATTGCGCTCGCGTTGAATATCCTTATCGAGCGCCTCAAGACGGGCGAGACGCGCTTTGAGTCCACGCACCGCCGCAGGTTCGGGTTGCCACAGCCGCGGGCGACGAGCCGCCCCATAGCGGGCCAGAACGACGCTGTCTTTCCGGTCGTTCTTGCCGCGCACTCCCAGGCTTTTGGCAAACTCCCGGACCTGCGCGGGGTTCATCACGGACACGCCCAAACCGGCCTCATAAAGCGCCTGAGCCAAGGCTTCGTGATAAATCCCGGTCGCTTCCATGATGATGTGGATTTGATCGGCCGGCGTGCCGGTCTGCTGCGCCAGCCAGTCCAATACAGCCGCGTGCCCCGCGGTGTCGTTGCCAAAGACCTTGGTCTTGACCTTGACCCGATCAGGATCCCGCAGCCAAGCACAGTCGAATTTGCGTTTACTGACGTCAATGCCGATGTAGACGGTCATCTCGTGCCTTCTCCTTGTTCGTGCAGTCTCACCGCGCCCGCGGGGACTTGGAACCCATTCACGTTTGCGAGATGAAAAATCGGTCGGGGGCATGATCTAACGCGCAAGCTATAAGCTTCAGGGTCTGTGGATGCTCACCCGACCGAGCACCGCTGACTGGTAGCTAATCAGTCAGCTTCGGCAAGACACAAGGGTCTGTTGCCGTTTCGTGCGAGTCCACGCCAAGCGGCGCTGTTTTGCCGCAAGACAGCGCCACGAGTGCGGCGTAGTGAGTCTGCGCGAGCGCGCTGAAACGCGGGTTTGCGGCTAGGCCTCCGGCACGCCGCCGTCCGGCGCGTCACCCGCATCCGCTTCTCCCGCATCGCGCGGGCGCGTCTCGGCCGGCGCCAGACGCTTGCGCGGACGCCGGCCGCCCGCGAACTGACGCGTGACGGTCTCGTCGATCGAGCGAATGTGCAGATCCCGCTGCGGGAACACGATCTCGATGCCGTTGGCATCGAACAACTCATGGATGCGTCGATACAGCGCGTGCTGTAGCGGCAGCAGATTGAAAAGATCGTGATAGAACACGCGCGCCTCGAACAGGACAGCGCTATCCCCATAGCCGACCATGAACACCGAGGGCGCCGGCGTCTCCAGCGCCACCGGCTCCGCCCGGATCGCCTCGTAGATCAGCTTCTCGACCAGATCGGCATCGGCATCGTAGGACACGCCCACCTTGATGATCAGGCGGGTGATATCGTCGGTAAGCGTCCAGTTGATCACGGTCTCGGTGATGAACGTCTTGTTCGGGATCACCAGTTCCTTGTTGTCCCAATCGGTGATCGTGGTGGCCCGGATACGGATGCGCGAAACGGTGCCGGTGAGCGTGCCCACGGTCACCGTATCGCCGACGCGGACCGGGCGCTCGAACAGAATCACGAGACCCGAGACGAAATTGGCGAAGATTTCCTGCAGACCGAAGCCAAGACCGACACCGATGGCCGCAATCAGCCACTGGATGGAGGACCAGTGCAGGCCGATGAGATTGACCGCCACCAGTACGCCGAAGATTACGATGGCGTACTGGAACAGCGTGGCCATCGCGTAGCGGCTGCCCGCATCCATCGATAACCGGCGCAGGACGGTGATTTCCAGAAAGCCCGGCAAATTGCGCCCGGCCAGCGCCGTGACCACCGCCACCGCCACCGCCAGCAGCAATGCGCCCAGCGTGACGTTGGTGACCTGGGTCTGGCCGCCGACATGCGTCGCATGCTGCCAGAGATTGATGTTATCGAGCAGCTGCAACGCAGGCAGGGTGCCGGACCAGATCAGCCACAAGCCGGTGCCGATCATGAGCGTAATCACCACCTTGATCAGGCCACGGGTCTGTTCACTGATCTGGACCAGATCGATCTCGAGACTCTCGAGGGTCTCCGGTGCACCCTCACCGGACACCGCCGCGGCCTCGCGCGTCGCACGGGCTTCGCGGGCCTCTTCGCGCTTGCGCAGCGCCCGGGCCAGCGCCAGGCGCCGCTCAACCACGGTCAGCCAGCGCACGATCAGGCTGTAGACGACCACCGAGCCGCCCAGCGCGGCGATGGAATAGAAAAAGCGCGACTGCAGCTGCAATGCCGTGTAGTAGTAGCCCAGCCCGGCCAAACCGCACAGGGCCAGCGGCACGCCAGTCGCCAACGGCAGCCAGAAATAACCCAGCCGCCAGGCACTGCCGTCGTCGGCGGTCATCACATCGGCCAACGCACCACGCATTGGGTGCAACACCCGCCATGCGAAGATGGCGATCGACAGTTCGCCGAACATGAAGGCCGCCCGGCCCAGCGTCTCGCGCTTGACATCGTCGTCGAAGGCCTCGGTCATGCTGATGATGACCACCGGCGCGATCAGCGCAATCATCACCCAGCGCAGATTGCGATACAGTCCGCGGCGGGCGCTGCCCGGCCAGTGGAAATGGCGGTCCGCCAAGCCGTTCTCGCGGCAGACGTTGGCGAACGGTTCAATGAAAACAAGCAAGAAACCGAGCTGGAAGACGGCCGCGGCCACCGCCTGGCTGAACTTCGACGCCTCGGGGGCATGCCGCAACAGAAACGCGACCAGAAAGAAGATCAGCATGCTCGGCAGCGACAACAGCACGGTGATCAAGGTCGCCCGCAACGTCAGCCACATGGTGTCGTGGCTGACGTTGCCGACCGGCTCGCCGAGCCGCTGCAACCGGTACCGCAGCGGCCGGCGAATCGCAATCAACAGCGCGATCACCAGCGCACCCAGACCCGCCCAGATCGGCTGGGCGATCACACCGGCCGCAAGCGCCGACACCGTCTGCTTCCAGCTGCCCGGATCGATCAGCCAGGGCATGCCGGCCGCCACCCGCGCCGGCCAGTCGAGCCGAATGGCATGAAACGACGGCAGCCAGAATAGACGCTCGTCGAGCAGGCGATTGAACGAGGACAACGTGCTCTGGTACTGCTGCGACAGGCTCTTCAGATCGCGACCGATGTTCACGAATCGGCCCTGGGCATCGATGAGCATGTCGACAATCGAACGCCGCTGCTTGAGCAGATTGACCAGCGACTCGCGCTGGCCGGCGCTGAGCTTGACGCCCGCCTTCTCCGCCATCCGGTTGGCCATGGCATCGGGATTGTCGAGTTCCGCGCGATCCTGCTGCAGCTGGAAGCGCTTCAATTCGGCCGATGAGATATCCGGCTGATTCGACGACCCCGAGCCGGACAGGAATGGCAGCGTAGGATTCGCCAGACGGCGCCGCTGGTTGCGCAACACATCGCCCAGCGCGACCGAACCGCCGCCGATCTCGAGCTGGCGCTGAACGAGGTTCAAACGGCGCTCCAGATTCTCCACCCGGGCGCGCTGGTTGCTCTGGCGCTGGCTGAGCTCCTGGGTTTCCCGGGTGATCTTGGCAAGCTTGTGGGTCAGCTCGACATTGCGCTGGGCCGCCTTGGTGATCGGCGCCAGCGAACTCCGCAGTTCGCTCAACTTATCCTCGCTGGCATTCTGCAGCGATTGCGCCGAGGCATTCTGCTTACGGCTCAGCGCGGTCTGGATCCGGGCCAGCGACTCGTTGAGATGGGCGACTTTGGCTTCTGCCAATGAGCGGCGCGCCTCGAGCAGCTGCTCATGGTTGTCGAGGCCGGTCAGCTCCTCATGCAGGCGCTCGATTTTGGCATTGAGCGCATCCCGACGCGCCGCATTCAGCTCGCTCTGGGCCTGGGCGAGCACACTGGCCTTCGGGCCCGGACTCGGGCCACCGGCGTTAGCGCTCGCCAGCGACTGCAGCTTGTTGCGCGCTTCGGCCAGCGACTGGCGCGCCGACTCCGGCCGCTGAGCGGCACGCGTCAATTTATCCCGCAGATCCGACAGATCGGCCTGGGCATCCGACAGCTCGGTACGCAGCTTGTCGGCGCGCGACGACAGTTCGTCCAGCGAAAGATTGCTGAGCTGATCCAGCGGCGCCGGCTTCTGCAGATCGGCCAGCGCCTGGTGTGCCTGCTCGATCTTTTTCGGTGCCTGGGCCGCGTCCTGGCGCAGCTTCGCTGCCTGCTTGCGATCCGCCTCGGCCGATTGCAGCGCCGAGATCGCGTCCTGGTAGGTTTGCACCGCGTGGGCGCGG is from Salinisphaera sp. LB1 and encodes:
- a CDS encoding mechanosensitive ion channel domain-containing protein, which codes for MLLCWVVLVFGLAASAAAVAAAGSGDKPKDYASQIQHLKAQIKTAKSRKDLSEGVRAHAVQTYQDAISALQSAEADRKQAAKLRQDAAQAPKKIEQAHQALADLQKPAPLDQLSNLSLDELSSRADKLRTELSDAQADLSDLRDKLTRAAQRPESARQSLAEARNKLQSLASANAGGPSPGPKASVLAQAQSELNAARRDALNAKIERLHEELTGLDNHEQLLEARRSLAEAKVAHLNESLARIQTALSRKQNASAQSLQNASEDKLSELRSSLAPITKAAQRNVELTHKLAKITRETQELSQRQSNQRARVENLERRLNLVQRQLEIGGGSVALGDVLRNQRRRLANPTLPFLSGSGSSNQPDISSAELKRFQLQQDRAELDNPDAMANRMAEKAGVKLSAGQRESLVNLLKQRRSIVDMLIDAQGRFVNIGRDLKSLSQQYQSTLSSFNRLLDERLFWLPSFHAIRLDWPARVAAGMPWLIDPGSWKQTVSALAAGVIAQPIWAGLGALVIALLIAIRRPLRYRLQRLGEPVGNVSHDTMWLTLRATLITVLLSLPSMLIFFLVAFLLRHAPEASKFSQAVAAAVFQLGFLLVFIEPFANVCRENGLADRHFHWPGSARRGLYRNLRWVMIALIAPVVIISMTEAFDDDVKRETLGRAAFMFGELSIAIFAWRVLHPMRGALADVMTADDGSAWRLGYFWLPLATGVPLALCGLAGLGYYYTALQLQSRFFYSIAALGGSVVVYSLIVRWLTVVERRLALARALRKREEAREARATREAAAVSGEGAPETLESLEIDLVQISEQTRGLIKVVITLMIGTGLWLIWSGTLPALQLLDNINLWQHATHVGGQTQVTNVTLGALLLAVAVAVVTALAGRNLPGFLEITVLRRLSMDAGSRYAMATLFQYAIVIFGVLVAVNLIGLHWSSIQWLIAAIGVGLGFGLQEIFANFVSGLVILFERPVRVGDTVTVGTLTGTVSRIRIRATTITDWDNKELVIPNKTFITETVINWTLTDDITRLIIKVGVSYDADADLVEKLIYEAIRAEPVALETPAPSVFMVGYGDSAVLFEARVFYHDLFNLLPLQHALYRRIHELFDANGIEIVFPQRDLHIRSIDETVTRQFAGGRRPRKRLAPAETRPRDAGEADAGDAPDGGVPEA